One window of Rasiella rasia genomic DNA carries:
- a CDS encoding helix-turn-helix transcriptional regulator has product MDQILIVGYSITAFSIVTLFLKQNKKVPSQYAILLLFIWFIRFFCLYLEDHVNLYNFPYLIVWDQNLFFLDGVLLYWYIASYDNRLKIKNQLLSLIPFFISLIYTTVIYFSFDTEKLVHVHNQIIENLLAGDYKISLRSAVNILVMIAVNCFFLFKSVKLLKEYKLLLLDNYSTITDLQLNWLRKLVFVWLVLFYIPFVFYFIDGVSSIFPIQYIEIVAESGMVMTAIFFSANAIIQKYPKSSLEKFSSSTPNSPSNEDSRDSELKFEMIKNFMQENRPYLDVNLTLESLANNLDMKSSELSRIVNTQNKTNFHEFVNSYRIEQIKTELLSTKEQIIIIAYNNGFNSKSTFNGVFKRFTGMTPSQFRKTNTSESLTS; this is encoded by the coding sequence GTGGATCAAATATTAATAGTTGGATACAGCATTACTGCTTTTAGTATTGTTACACTATTTTTAAAGCAAAACAAAAAAGTTCCTTCGCAATATGCTATATTATTATTATTCATTTGGTTCATTAGGTTCTTTTGTCTCTATTTAGAAGATCATGTAAACCTCTACAATTTTCCGTATCTAATTGTTTGGGATCAAAATCTATTTTTTCTTGATGGTGTTTTATTGTATTGGTATATAGCCAGCTACGACAATAGACTGAAAATAAAGAATCAACTGTTAAGTTTAATTCCCTTTTTTATATCATTAATTTATACAACAGTCATTTACTTTTCATTTGATACCGAAAAACTTGTCCATGTTCACAATCAAATAATAGAAAACTTATTAGCTGGTGATTATAAAATTTCTTTGCGCTCGGCAGTGAATATATTAGTTATGATTGCAGTAAATTGTTTTTTCTTGTTTAAGAGTGTAAAGCTGCTCAAGGAATATAAACTGTTGCTTTTAGATAACTATTCGACAATAACCGACCTTCAATTAAATTGGTTGCGAAAGCTCGTATTTGTTTGGTTAGTCCTCTTCTACATACCATTCGTTTTTTACTTTATTGACGGAGTGTCTTCTATCTTTCCTATTCAATATATCGAAATTGTTGCAGAATCAGGTATGGTAATGACAGCGATATTTTTTTCAGCCAATGCGATAATTCAAAAATATCCTAAGTCATCTCTAGAAAAATTTTCATCTTCTACACCCAATTCTCCGAGTAATGAGGATTCTCGCGATTCAGAATTAAAGTTCGAGATGATAAAGAATTTCATGCAAGAAAATAGGCCGTACCTTGATGTAAACTTAACTCTTGAATCTCTAGCAAATAATTTAGATATGAAATCATCTGAGCTCTCAAGGATAGTGAACACTCAGAACAAGACAAACTTCCATGAATTTGTGAATTCTTATCGAATAGAGCAAATTAAGACTGAGTTGCTCTCAACAAAAGAACAAATTATAATTATCGCCTATAATAATGGATTCAATTCTAAATCTACATTTAATGGTGTATTCAAAAGGTTTACTGGAATGACCCCTTCACAATTTAGAAAAACGAATACATCGGAAAGTCTCACAAGCTAG